TGTACCTTGAGCTAAAAAGCTTACGTCTTTAATTTGATGTGCTTCGTCATCAAATACTTCTATAAAAGCATTGCCAATACGTTTGCGTTTGAGTTCGGGGTCAGTCACGCCTGCCAAAGCGGCATAAAATTTTTCGGAAGCATCAACGCCTTTGACGTTTAGTCCCATATTTTTGTATTGGTCTAAGACTTCATCAAATTCGTTTTTTCTCAGTAACCCATTGTTTACAAATATGCAATACAGATTTTTGCCAATAGCTTGATTTAGAAGAACCATGACAACCGTTGAATCAACGCCACCACTTAAACCCAAAACAACTTTTTGGTTGCCAATGGTTTGTTTTAACCATTCAACACTTAAATCTACAAATTTAGCGGGCGTCCAATCTTGAGGAACTTGAGCAATTTTGACCAAAAAATTTTCAAGCAATTTCAAGCCATCTGTGGTATGATAAACTTCAGGGTGAAATTGAATGCCATAAGTATCTTCATTTTCAAATTGAAAGGTCGCAAACTTAACATCTTCTGTTGAAGCTATACAATGTGCATTTGGTGGTAACTTTGTGATAGTGTCACTGTGAGACATCCAGACTTGTGAGCCTTCTTTAATACCTTTGAATAACGGATTATCTCGTTTGATGTCTTCTAAATGGGCTCGACCAAATTCTCGGGTATTTGAAGCTTCAACACTACCTCCGTTTTGCTGCACTAAGTGTTGGGCACCATAACAGATTGCCAAAATTGGTAATTGTCCTTTTATCTGTTTTAAATCAGGTATTGGTGCATTGGCATGCCTTACTGAAAATGGACTTCCCGAAAGAATTACAGCTTTAAAACTGGATAAATCTTTTGGAATTTTATTAAAAGGTTTGATTTCGCAATAAATGTTAAGTTCTCTTACACGTCTAGCAATCAATTGTGTGTATTGAGAACCGAAATCTAAAATGAGGATATTTTTTTGCATGAACAAAAGTAAAAATTTGAATTTTAATTCTATACTTTTTTAGGCAGTTTATACGGCTTATTTTTAAGCTTAAATTTTTTTAAACCCACAATTTAAGTAATCAAATTTAGATATTTAATACCGAATGCTATTTCAAATATGCATAAATGCTCCTTAAAATATCAGTTTGTCGCAGACTATCACGTCGGTATTATACCTTTGTCTTTTCATTAACGATATTTAAAACGCGAACATCACATTAAATATTGTTGCCATAGCAGTGATTCGTTGTTGGATTGAAAAGCTAAATACTGGCAAAGTTAGTTCCAGCACTTTCAATGTTGGACATCATTTCTCTATTGCAGTCCTTTAGGATAGCAGATATAATACTTAACCACAGGTTGAGCTAAGGTTTTTAAATTCAATTGATCCGAAACTTGAGAGACTTCTTTGATTTTTTCATTTTTAAACAAAATCATAATCTGCTGATAATCATAGTTATACGCTTGATTTGACGTCTTGCCTTCAAAGAAAAAATATTTAGCTTCTTCTGAAGTGATGTTAAATTGTTTTTGAATATTGTGTTTTATATTTTCTATTTTTTTGGCTTTAAAAGCTTTGTTTTTCAACTTGACTTTAAACAATTTTCTGTTGATAAGCATTTGGCATAGTTTACTCAAAATTCGATCTGAATGGTTTTGCCATTGTTTTATGGCAGTCATAATATCATAATCATCAAGTTGAGCGAAACGTTCTAAAATTTCAAGGCTAAAATTGTCATACAAAATGTTGTGATTTAAAAAGTAAGACAGACTTGAGTTGGATTGCAATTCATTGCCTTTTTGAATTAATTCTTTAGCTCTTTGAAGTATTTTTATCAAAATCAATTCTGCACCAAGGCTGGTTTTGTGCAAATAGACTTGCCAATACATCAAACGTCTCGCTAATAAAAATTTTTCTACTGAATAAATGCCTTTTTCTTCAATCATCAATTGATTGTCTCTCACATTAATCATTGTGATTAATCTATCAGAATTGATATTGCCTTCAGCCACGCCAGTGTAAAAACTATCGCGTTTTAAATAATCCAACCGGTCAATATCTAATTGACCTGCAACAAGTTGGGTTAAAAATTCTTTATCATAATTACCTTTAAAAATTTTAATAGCTAAATCAAGTTTGCCATTAAAATCTTGATTGAGCGTTTCCATAAATTCTAAAGATAAATTTTCATGGCTCAAACCTTCAATCAAACTATTTTCTAAAGCGTGTGAAAAAGGACTGTGACCAATATCGTGAAGCAAAATAGCTATGAGTGTAGCTTCTTCTTCGTCTTTGGTAATTTTAATACCTTTAAATTTTAAGGTTTGAATAGCCTTTTGCATTAAATACAAACAACCCAAAGCGTGCTGAAAACGCGTGTGTTGTGCACCAGGATAAACCAAATGCGACAAACCCATTTGCGAAATTCGCCTAAGTCTCTGAAAATAAGGATGTTCAATTAAATCAAAGATGAGTTCGCTTGGAATGGTAATAAAACCATATATTGGGTCGTTTATAATCTTGAGTTTGTTTTGTTTTTTCAAAATAATTTCGCTTAATTTCAGCAAATATAAATATATGACTAAGATAAAAATACTTTGGGTGGATGATGAAATTGATTTGTTAAAACCACATATCATGTTTTTGACTAAAAAAGACTATGAGGTTACGACTTGTCAAAGTGGTGTGGAAGCCATAGAAACCATTGACAATGAACGTTTTGACATTGTGTTTTTAGATGAAAATATGCCCGGACTTTCAGGCATCGACACCTTAGCTGAAATCAAAGCTAAACAAAACAACTTGCCTGTGGTGATGATTACTAAAAGTGAAGAAGAGTATATCATGGAAGAAGCCATTGGTTCTAAAATTGCAGATTATTTGATTAAACCCGTCAATCCTAATCAAATTTTGTTGAGTTTAAAAAAGAATTTAGACCACAGCCGATTGGTCTCTGAACGCACAACTTCGCATTATCAACAAGCGTTTAGAAAACTGTCTATGGATTTGTCGCAAGTCAATTCTCATCAAGAATGGGTAGAGCTTTACAAACAACTCTTGTATTGGGAAATGGAACTTGACCATCTTGATGATTCTTCGATGACAGAAATTTTAGAATCTCAAAAACAAGAAGCCAATTCTGCGTTTTTTAAATTCATCACTAAAAATTACGAATCTTGGTTTGACCGTAATACTGACGAAGCACCAACTCTGTCTCATCAATTGTTTAAAACAAAAGTGGTTCCTGAGCTTAAAGACGAACAACCAATATTGATGGTGGTTGTAGATAATTTGAGATACGACCAATTGAAAGCCATTGAACCTATTATCAACAACCACTTTAAAAAAGAAAAAGAAGACGCTTTTTTTAGCATTTTGCCCTCTGCAACTCAATATGCCAGAAATGCTATTTTTTCAGGTTTGATGCCGTTGGATATGCAAAAACTTTACCCGAATTTGTGGTTAAATGATACCGATGAAGGTGGAAAAAATATGCACGAAGCTGAATTTCTTGACAACCAATTGAAACGTCTCGGTTTGCATATCAGCCATTCTTATCACAAAATCACGTCTTTAGAAAAAGGACGAACATTGGCAGATAATTTTGGACAATACAAAAATCAAGACCTCACTGTGGTTGTTTATAATTTTGTAGATATGCTGTCTCACGCTAAGACAGAAATGCAAGTTGTTAAAGAATTGGCTTCAAATGACAAATCTTATCGCTCTCTAACCACGAGTTGGTTTAAAAATTCGCCTTTATTAGATATCATTATCAAAGCACAACGATTAGGTTTTAAACTGATTTTAACCACAGACCACGGCACGATTAATGTAAAAAATCCAACTAAAATAATCGGTGATAAAAATACCAGCACCAACTTGCGTTATAAAACAGGTAAGAGTTTGACTTATAATGAAAAAGATGTTTATGCGGTTAAAAATCCTTCAAACATTCGCTTGCCGAGTATCAATATGAGCAGTTCGTATGTGTTTGCTAAAGGCGATTATTTTTTGGCTTATCCCAACAACTATAATTACTACGTCAAATATTACAAAAACACCTTTCAACACGGTGGCATTTCTCTCGAAGAAATGATAATTCCTTTTGCTGTATTTTCGCCAAAAGGGTAAAAGCCTTCTTTTTTTTAGCTGGATATGAGTTTACATATGAAATCAAATTCAATAGTTTAGAAATTCTTTAATTATGACTTACGGTTTAGACAATCTTGAGGAGGTTGCTCGTTATATTTTAAACAACTCAACGCATAAAACGTTTTTGTTTTTTGGAGAAATGGGCGTTGGCAAAACCACATTGATCAAAGCTTTGGTCAAACATCTCGGCAGTGAGGATAATGTTTCTAGTCCAACCTATGCTTTGGTTAACGAATATCTCACTGATGACAAACCCATTTACCATTTTGATTTTTATCGGATCAATTCTATCGAAGAAGTTTACGATATAGGTTTTGAAGATTATCTCGCTCAAGATGCACATATCATCATCGAGTGGCTAGAACTGATTAAACCTTTATGGCTAGAGAAATTTGTAAAAGTTAAATTGAGCTTGGTTGATGTTGACAAGCGTAAGGTTGAAATGAGTGAGGTTTTTTAAATCATTAATTGTTTTGGATTGTTGAACTTTAAATGGTTATTTGAAAATTTAAGTTTCTTTATAAATTCATTTGCTCAATTGAATTTTATCTATAACTTAGCCAACTGATTATGAAAACAAATACTTTTTTCTTTGACGGTTTCTATTATGCTTTTTTTAAAAGCGTACGGGACTGTTATTGAAATATTAAAAAAATATTTAAAATAATAAAGTCCCGAACCAGTTTCGGGATTTTTTTTTGATTAAAACTAAAATATGACAGAACGCATAGCAATTCAAGGCATTACAGGTTCAAACCATCATAAAGTGGTATGCGATTTTATTTCAAAACAAGCTAAAACCAAAGCTTGTATGAGTTTTAATAGTTTAGTAAAAGCAGTTATTTCAAAAGAGGTTGATTATGGTATTATGGCGATAGAAAACTCTATTGCTGGTAGTATTTTATCAAATTATACTTTAATCAGTGAGCATAATTTGAGTATTTCAGCTGAATATTATTTAGATATCAAACACAATCTCGTCGCGTTAAAAGGTCAAAATTTAGAAGATATTAAATCGGTAAATTCTCATCAAATGGCGTTTTTGCAATGTGGAAAGTTTTTTAATCAACATTCTAATTTAAAATTGGTGGAAGATGTAGATACCGCTTTACCTGCACAAATTATTGCCGAAAAACAAATTCATCATACGGTCGCCATTGTGCCTGACGGGACGGCTGAGTTGTTTGGTTTAGACATTTTGAAATCTCATATCCAAGACAACGACTTCAATTCTACACGTTTTGTAAAAGTTGAAAGAAATCTAAAAATCATCCCAAACCAGTCAGCCGATAAAGCTTCAATCCGTTTTGAATTGGCTCACGAACCGGGAAGTTTGTTTAAAGTTTTGGCTTTGCTACAAGAATACAATATCAATATGACCAAAATCCAATCTATACCGACGCCACTTTCTAAATGGAATTATGCATTTTATGTGGATATGATTTTTTTACCAGAAATTGATATGGAAAATTTAATTGAAAAACTAAAATCAATCACACATCATTTTAAACTCCTCGGAATTTATAAACAAGCACAAAAATGATACAACCTGCCGAACGACTTGCTCAAATTAAAGAATATTACTTCTCTAAAAAACTTAAAGAAGTTAAACGCCTTATCGATGATGGTAATCCCATAATTAATTTAGGAATCGGTTCTCCCGATATCAATCCACCTGAATCTGTTGTTGAAAGTTTGATAAAAGCTACAGCAGATGAAAAAGCCCATCAATATCAAGCTTACGCTGGCATTCCTAGTTTACGTGAAGCGATCAAAACCTTTTACGATAAAACTTATCAAGTTAAACTTTCAAAAGATAATCAAATTTTACCGCTTATAGGCAGTAAAGAAGGGATTATGCATATTTCTATGGCGTTTCTTAATCCAGGTGATGACGTCTTAGTGCCAAACCCTGGCTATCCAACTTATCTTGCTGTGTCAGGCTTAGTTCAAGCCAAAACTTTGTATTATGATTTAAAAGAAAATCAAAATTGGCAACCTGATATTGAGCGACTTTCAAAACTCATAACACCAAAAACCAAACTGATGTGGATCAATTATCCGCATATGCCAACAGGAGCTAAAGCTGATGACGACACAATTAACAATCTTATAGAGTTCACAAAACAAAATCATATTCTATTGGTTAATGACAATCCGTATAGCTTGATTCTCAATGATAAACCTTTTAGTATTTTAAAACATCGTTGGCCCAATAATCACGTTTTAGAACTCAATTCGCTGAGCAAAACCTTTAATCTTTCAGGTTGGCGAGTCGGTATGCTTTGTGGTCATCAAGATTTGATACAACAAGTTGTCAAAGTCAAATCGAATATGGATAGCGGTATGTTTTACCCTATTCAAAAAGGTGGTGAAAAGGCACTTCAATTGTCATCAAAATGGTATCAATACCTCAATGCTATTTACACGAAACGACGAGATTTAGTATGGCAAATTTGTAATCAACTTGATTTGAAATACAACAAAAACAACTCAGGACTTTTTGTTTGGGCAAAAATTCAATCTCAACTTTCTGCTAAAACTTTATCGGATATTTTACTTCACGATTATCATATATTTGTAACACCTGGTGACGTGTTTGGTTCTAATGGTCAAGGTTATTTAAGGTTTTCACTTTGCGTCAATCAAGATGAATTAAAGACGTGCTTAGAGCGAACAAAACACTTCAAGGCATGAAAAAAGTAATTGGCATAGGATTAGGCTTAATAGGTGGCTCGATGTTATTGAGTTTAAAACGCTTTTGGTCAAAAGCTGAGTTTTTAGGACAAGACATAAATAAAGATCACTTAGATAAGGCAATTGATTTAGGTATTATTAATAAGGAAGCTCAAAAACAAGATTTCAAAAATGCAGACTTGGTCATTGTAAGCATTCCTGTTGATATAGCTCCAAATGTGATTCACGAGCTGTTAAATCAAATCGGTTCAAACACGTTAGTCATCGATACAGGTTCTACCAAAACTAAACTTTGTGAGCATCTGAAAAATCATCCCAAACGTGAACAATTTATGGCGACGCATCCCATTGCAGGAACAGAATTTTCTAGACCTCAAGCGACTTTCTCCGAGTTGTTTGATCATAAAACGATGATTGTTTGCGAAGTCGAAAAAACCAATTTAAAACTTCAACAATTGGC
This genomic window from Flavobacterium sp. CS20 contains:
- the guaA gene encoding glutamine-hydrolyzing GMP synthase; amino-acid sequence: MQKNILILDFGSQYTQLIARRVRELNIYCEIKPFNKIPKDLSSFKAVILSGSPFSVRHANAPIPDLKQIKGQLPILAICYGAQHLVQQNGGSVEASNTREFGRAHLEDIKRDNPLFKGIKEGSQVWMSHSDTITKLPPNAHCIASTEDVKFATFQFENEDTYGIQFHPEVYHTTDGLKLLENFLVKIAQVPQDWTPAKFVDLSVEWLKQTIGNQKVVLGLSGGVDSTVVMVLLNQAIGKNLYCIFVNNGLLRKNEFDEVLDQYKNMGLNVKGVDASEKFYAALAGVTDPELKRKRIGNAFIEVFDDEAHQIKDVSFLAQGTIYPDVIESVSVNGPSVTIKSHHNVGGLPEYMKLKVVEPLKMLFKDEVRRVGKELGVSSKLLGRHPFPGPGLAIRILDDVTPQKVSVLQEVDHIFIKTLRTWKLYDKVWQAGAMLLPVNSVGVMGDERTYEKVVALRAVESTDGMTADWVDLPYKFLQSVSNKIINQVKGVNRVVYDISSKPPSTIEWE
- a CDS encoding HD domain-containing protein, whose product is MKKQNKLKIINDPIYGFITIPSELIFDLIEHPYFQRLRRISQMGLSHLVYPGAQHTRFQHALGCLYLMQKAIQTLKFKGIKITKDEEEATLIAILLHDIGHSPFSHALENSLIEGLSHENLSLEFMETLNQDFNGKLDLAIKIFKGNYDKEFLTQLVAGQLDIDRLDYLKRDSFYTGVAEGNINSDRLITMINVRDNQLMIEEKGIYSVEKFLLARRLMYWQVYLHKTSLGAELILIKILQRAKELIQKGNELQSNSSLSYFLNHNILYDNFSLEILERFAQLDDYDIMTAIKQWQNHSDRILSKLCQMLINRKLFKVKLKNKAFKAKKIENIKHNIQKQFNITSEEAKYFFFEGKTSNQAYNYDYQQIMILFKNEKIKEVSQVSDQLNLKTLAQPVVKYYICYPKGLQ
- a CDS encoding response regulator encodes the protein MTKIKILWVDDEIDLLKPHIMFLTKKDYEVTTCQSGVEAIETIDNERFDIVFLDENMPGLSGIDTLAEIKAKQNNLPVVMITKSEEEYIMEEAIGSKIADYLIKPVNPNQILLSLKKNLDHSRLVSERTTSHYQQAFRKLSMDLSQVNSHQEWVELYKQLLYWEMELDHLDDSSMTEILESQKQEANSAFFKFITKNYESWFDRNTDEAPTLSHQLFKTKVVPELKDEQPILMVVVDNLRYDQLKAIEPIINNHFKKEKEDAFFSILPSATQYARNAIFSGLMPLDMQKLYPNLWLNDTDEGGKNMHEAEFLDNQLKRLGLHISHSYHKITSLEKGRTLADNFGQYKNQDLTVVVYNFVDMLSHAKTEMQVVKELASNDKSYRSLTTSWFKNSPLLDIIIKAQRLGFKLILTTDHGTINVKNPTKIIGDKNTSTNLRYKTGKSLTYNEKDVYAVKNPSNIRLPSINMSSSYVFAKGDYFLAYPNNYNYYVKYYKNTFQHGGISLEEMIIPFAVFSPKG
- the tsaE gene encoding tRNA (adenosine(37)-N6)-threonylcarbamoyltransferase complex ATPase subunit type 1 TsaE, which encodes MTYGLDNLEEVARYILNNSTHKTFLFFGEMGVGKTTLIKALVKHLGSEDNVSSPTYALVNEYLTDDKPIYHFDFYRINSIEEVYDIGFEDYLAQDAHIIIEWLELIKPLWLEKFVKVKLSLVDVDKRKVEMSEVF
- a CDS encoding prephenate dehydratase — its product is MTERIAIQGITGSNHHKVVCDFISKQAKTKACMSFNSLVKAVISKEVDYGIMAIENSIAGSILSNYTLISEHNLSISAEYYLDIKHNLVALKGQNLEDIKSVNSHQMAFLQCGKFFNQHSNLKLVEDVDTALPAQIIAEKQIHHTVAIVPDGTAELFGLDILKSHIQDNDFNSTRFVKVERNLKIIPNQSADKASIRFELAHEPGSLFKVLALLQEYNINMTKIQSIPTPLSKWNYAFYVDMIFLPEIDMENLIEKLKSITHHFKLLGIYKQAQK
- a CDS encoding pyridoxal phosphate-dependent aminotransferase encodes the protein MIQPAERLAQIKEYYFSKKLKEVKRLIDDGNPIINLGIGSPDINPPESVVESLIKATADEKAHQYQAYAGIPSLREAIKTFYDKTYQVKLSKDNQILPLIGSKEGIMHISMAFLNPGDDVLVPNPGYPTYLAVSGLVQAKTLYYDLKENQNWQPDIERLSKLITPKTKLMWINYPHMPTGAKADDDTINNLIEFTKQNHILLVNDNPYSLILNDKPFSILKHRWPNNHVLELNSLSKTFNLSGWRVGMLCGHQDLIQQVVKVKSNMDSGMFYPIQKGGEKALQLSSKWYQYLNAIYTKRRDLVWQICNQLDLKYNKNNSGLFVWAKIQSQLSAKTLSDILLHDYHIFVTPGDVFGSNGQGYLRFSLCVNQDELKTCLERTKHFKA
- a CDS encoding prephenate dehydrogenase → MKKVIGIGLGLIGGSMLLSLKRFWSKAEFLGQDINKDHLDKAIDLGIINKEAQKQDFKNADLVIVSIPVDIAPNVIHELLNQIGSNTLVIDTGSTKTKLCEHLKNHPKREQFMATHPIAGTEFSRPQATFSELFDHKTMIVCEVEKTNLKLQQLAIQCFEKMQMKMRYMNPVSHNKHMAYVSHLSHISSFMLGKTVIDKEENERNIFDLAGSGFESTVRLAKSNPQTWTPIFKQNKTFVLEALSEYINNLKNFETALKQDDFEQLYKEMNNTNVVKDILKGIHL